From one Dermacentor silvarum isolate Dsil-2018 chromosome 3, BIME_Dsil_1.4, whole genome shotgun sequence genomic stretch:
- the LOC125944280 gene encoding uncharacterized protein LOC125944280: MKGSVWQSSLCNAPNHHAAGRLISRQAPRLLRTKASALRPTTREDHLKDDWLRFGAVSGKRGNLSSCKRVKATKPPFRRRYVAFGDVVWETMMPFAPAKMCRRLSERTRPEATAFPREENSSRIVPKDALASRGLRTYLAPCRPIVKVDGPTQRAVVLLIVFGLSADRRELPSARRTCVMKCCVPGCPNRTENRRDGLSFHRFPRQRDLREEWALAVCRSPAWAPSHWSVVCSEHFSDGDFASGTKGHGHLMANAVPSLAGPTKMLAKDDATAMRQPSSAPASSAGISQHQDEPAGLSEVTIAMDISEGLSDVLAEGAAATASSSFADSDIADEPSEIQHVLISNTSNALNE, translated from the exons ATGAAGGGATCCGTGTGGCAGTCGAGTCTTTGTAacgcaccgaaccaccacgcagctggccgcttaattagcagacaggcgccaaggctgttgcgaacgaaggcgtcggcattgcgcccaacaacccgggaggaccacctcaaggacgactggttgcgtttcggggcggtttcagggaaacgaggaaacctttcgtcctgcaaacgtgtgaaggcaaccaagccgcctttCCGACGGCGATACGTCGCGTTTGGGGACGTCGtttgggaaacaatgatgcctttcgcccccgcaaaaatgtgtaggcgattaagcgagcgtacaaggcccgaagcgactgctttcccacgggaagaaaattcgtcccgtattgtgcccaaggatgcactggcgagccggggactccgaacatatttagcgCCGTGCCGGCCCATAGTTAAGGTAGACGGTCCCACTCAACGCGCTGTCGTTCTGCTCATAGTCTTCGGCCtctcagcagaccggcgagaactacCGTCAgcaaggcgcacctgcgtgatgaagtgttgtgtgccaggatgccctaaccgaacagaaaatcggcgtgatggtctgtccttccatag GTTTCCAAGGCAGCGTGACCTGAGAGAAGAGTGGGCCCTAGCAGTGTGCCGCTCACCTGCGTGGGCACCATCACATTGGAGCGTTGTTTGCTCGGAGCACTTCAGCGACGGTGATTTTGCGAGCGGTACCAAAGGCCACGGTCACTTGATGGCTAATGCAGTACCATCGCTCGCGGGCCCCACCAAG atgcttgcaaaggacgatgctacAGCAATGAGGCAACCTTCAAGTGCACCAGCTTCATCCGCGGGAATATCACAGCATCaagatgagcca gcaggtctctctgaAGTGACAATAGCCATGGACATCTCCGAGGGCTTGTcagatgtgctagcagagggtgctGCTGCAACTGCTAGCTCGTCCTTCGCTGATTCAGACattgctgatgagccttccgaaatccaacatgtcctg ATATCTAATACTAGTAATGCTCTGAATGAATAG